A window of Saccharomyces eubayanus strain FM1318 chromosome XII, whole genome shotgun sequence contains these coding sequences:
- the HAP1 gene encoding Hap1p, whose protein sequence is MSNTPYNSSAPSIASMTHSSVSRSPNMHTVTTPGTNTSSNSPPSLHMSSESSKTKRKRNRIPLSCTICRKRKVKCDKFRPHCQQCTKTGVAHLCHYMEQTWAEEAEKELLKDNELKKLRERVKSLEKTLSKVHSSPSSNSLKSYNTPESSNLFMGNDENSTLVNTNGSVSSASHMQQQQQQQQQQLLHQHQSQHQQDFVKNANANSSSLSISNKYDNDELDLTKDFDLLHIKSNGTIHLGATHWLSIMKGDPYLKLLWGHIFAMREKLNEWYFQKNSYSKLKSSKCPITHAQAPPSAAAAVAAAAATRTCPVDHTMFASGMVAPKEESPAPRKCPVDHTMFPSGMVPPREETPVQKRCPVDHTMFSAGMMPPKEEIPSPYSTRPVIDHNNRHSMNPPQSKCPVDHRNFMKDPSADMANLPPNPAGRCPVDHSGMKNTALPSSHNANPHHQHQPQPQSRSHSHSHQRMKLDSFMTEAEVLATLCEMLPPKRVIALFIEKFFKHLYPAIPILDEQNFKNHVNQMLSLSSMNHAINNFGMGMPSSSALENQPITQINLPKLSDSCNLGILIIILRLTWLSIPSNSCEVDLGEESGSFLVPNESSNMSASALTSMAKEESLLLRHETPVEALELCQKHLIKFDELSSISNNNVNLTTVQFAIFYNFYMKSASNDLTTLTNTNNTGMANPGHDSESHQILLSNITQMAFSCGLHRDPDNFPQLNATIPVTSQDVSNNGNKKTNVNTNANLNNSTSANTANANSRSGSADSRSGSNPANKKENQVSIERFKHTWRKIWYYIVSMDVNQSLSLGSPRLLRNLRDFSDTKLPSASRIDYVRDIKELIIVKNFTLFFQIDLCIIAVLNHILNVSLARSVRKFELDSLINLLKNLTYGTENVNDVVSSLINKGLLPTSEGGSVDSNNDEIYGLPKLPDILNHGQNNQNLYPDGSNRSVSSSDIDKKLDLPHESTTRALFFSKHMTIRMLLYLLNYILFTHYEPMGSEDPGTNILAKEYAQEALNFAMDGYRNCMIFFNNIRNTNSLFDYMNVILSYPSLDIGHRSLQFIVCLILRAKCGPLTGMRESSIITNGTSSGFNSSVEDEDVKVKQESSDYLKKDDFMKDVNLDSGDSLAEILTSRMLLFQKLTKQLSKKYNYAIRMNKSTGFFVSLLDTPSKKADSKSGNGAFMLGNWKHPKVSNMSGFLAGDKDQLQRCPVYQDALGFASPTSGANESSAPIQGLTMQGPNGRMGGTQLPPIRSYKPITYTSSNLRRMNETGEAEAKRRRYNDSYVESNNDIARAVSPKPASGFSSVQPLLSSFSMNQLNGNAIPTVPSLSNITSHMGALPSLDRITTSQMNLPDPSRDEAFDTSIKQMTPMTSAFMNANSVMSNSTLNGNVNMNGAGTVNTDTSVNGSALSTLTSPQGSDLASNSATQYKPDLEDFLMQNSNFNGLMINPSSLVEVVGGYNDPNNLGRNDAVDFLPVDNVEIDGLVDFYRADFPIWE, encoded by the coding sequence ATGTCGAACACCCCTTATAACTCATCGGCGCCTTCTATTGCGTCCATGACCCACTCCTCTGTGTCAAGGAGCCCCAACATGCACACGGTGACCACCCCCGGCACCAACACCAGCTCGAACTCGCCACCGTCTCTACATATGTCTTCGGAGTCATCCAAGACCAAAAGGAAGCGCAACAGAATCCCGCTCAGTTGCACCATTTGTCGGAAAAGAAAGGTCAAGTGTGACAAGTTCAGGCCCCACTGCCAGCAGTGCACCAAGACCGGCGTGGCCCATCTCTGCCACTACATGGAGCAGACTTGGGCGGAGGAGGCGGAAAAGgagcttttgaaagacaatgagttgaaaaagttgaGAGAGCGCGTCAAGTCCCTAGAGAAAACTCTGTCCAAGGTCCACTCCTCGCCCTCTTCCAACTCTTTGAAGAGCTACAACACTCCCGAGAGCAGCAATTTGTTCATGGGCAATGACGAGAACTCCACCCTCGTCAACACCAACGGCTCCGTTTCATCTGCCTCCCACAtgcaacagcaacagcaacagcaacagcaacaactaCTTCATCAACACCAGAGCCAGCATCAGCAGGACTTCGTCAAGAACGCAAACGCTAACTCTTCGTCTCTCTCCATCTCTAACAAATACGATAACGACGAGCTCGACCTGACCAAGGACTTCGATCTTTTGCACATCAAGAGCAACGGTACCATTCATCTGGGTGCCACCCACTGGTTGTCCATCATGAAAGGTGACCCGTACCTGAAACTTCTATGGGGCCACATCTTTGCCATGAGGGAAAAGCTGAATGAATGGTACTTCCAGAAAAATTCATATTCCAAGCTGAAATCAAGCAAGTGTCCCATCACTCACGCGCAAGCGCCCCCCTCCGCTGCTGCggctgttgctgctgctgctgccacCAGAACGTGTCCAGTTGATCATACCATGTTTGCATCCGGAATGGTGGCCCCCAAGGAGGAGAGTCCTGCACCCAGGAAATGTCCCGTTGACCACACCATGTTCCCTTCGGGAATGGTGCCCCCCAGGGAGGAAACTCCTGTCCAGAAGAGATGTCCCGTTGACCACACCATGTTTTCGGCAGGAATGATGCCCCCCAAAGAGGAGATCCCCTCCCCATACTCAACGAGACCCGTGATTGACCACAACAATAGGCATTCGATGAACCCACCTCAATCGAAGTGTCCCGTGGACCATAGGAACTTCATGAAGGACCCTTCTGCCGATATGGCAAATCTTCCTCCTAACCCCGCTGGTCGCTGCCCCGTTGACCACTCAGGCATGAAAAACACCGCTTTACCATCATCTCACAATGCCAACCCACACCACCAACACCAACCTCAACCTCAATCTCGTTCTCATTCTCACTCTCATCAAAGGATGAAACTGGATAGCTTCATGACAGAAGCTGAAGTACTCGCAACACTTTGTGAAATGTTGCCTCCTAAACGTGTCATCGCGTTGTTCatcgaaaaattcttcaagcACCTATACCCTGCCATTCCAATCTTAGACGAACAGAACTTCAAAAACCACGTGAACCAAATGCTTTCACTGTCATCGATGAATCATGCCATCAACAACTTCGGCATGGGCATGCCATCTTCCTCCGCTTTGGAAAATCAGCCCATCACCCAAATCAACCTCCCAAAACTCTCCGACTCTTGCAACCTAGGTATCCTGATAATAATCTTGAGATTAACTTGGTTATCCATACCCTCCAACTCGTGCGAAGTCGACTTGGGCGAAGAGAGCGGCTCATTCTTAGTGCCCAACGAGTCAAGCAACATGTCCGCATCTGCACTGACCTCAATGGCCAAGGAGGAATCTCTTCTGCTAAGACACGAAACACCGGTGGAGGCTTTGGAATTATGTCAAAAACACCTGATCAAATTCGACGAACTATCTAGTATTTCCAACAACAACGTCAATTTGACCACGGTGCAATTTGCCATTTTTTACAACTTTTACATGAAAAGTGCCTCCAACGACTTGACTACTTTGACAAATACCAACAACACTGGTATGGCAAACCCTGGGCACGATTCCGAATCTCATCAGATTCTATTGTCAAACATCACACAGATGGCCTTCAGTTGCGGGTTACACAGAGATCCTGATAACTTTCCTCAATTAAACGCCACCATTCCAGTAACTAGTCAGGATGTATCCAATAACGGcaacaagaagacaaatGTCAACACGAATGCCAATCTGAATAACAGCACGTCCGCTAATACCGCCAATGCCAATAGCAGATCCGGTAGCGCTGACTCAAGAAGTGGCTCTAACCCTgcaaacaaaaaggaaaatcaGGTCAGCATTGAAAGATTTAAACACACCTGGAGAAAGATCTGGTATTATATCGTTAGTATGGATGTCAACCAATCTCTTTCATTGGGGAGCCCTCGGTTATTGAGAAATTTGAGAGATTTCAGTGACACTAAATTACCAAGCGCTTCCAGAATCGATTACGTTCGCGATATTAAGGAATTGATTATTGTGAAGAATTTCacccttttctttcaaattgatTTGTGTATCATTGCTGTTTTGAATCACATTTTAAATGTTTCATTAGCAAGAAGCGTAAGAAAATTCGAATTGGATTCATTGATtaatttgttgaaaaacctAACCTACGGTACGGAGAACGTCAATGATGTAGTGAGCTCCTTGATCAACAAGGGCTTATTGCCCACTTCAGAAGGCGGCTCTGTAGATTCAAATAATGACGAGATATACGGTCTACCAAAACTACCCGATATTCTAAATCACGGTCAAAATAATCAGAATTTGTACCCGGATGGTAGTAACAGAAGTGTTTCTAGTAGCGATATAGATAAAAAATTGGATTTGCCTCATGAATCTACAACCAGAGCATTGTTTTTCTCCAAGCACATGACTATCAGAATGTTATTATACCTACTAAACTACATTTTGTTTACTCATTATGAACCCATGGGTAGTGAAGATCCTGGTACCAATATCTTAGCTAAGGAATACGCTCAAGAGGCATTGAACTTCGCCATGGATGGTTATAGGAACTGtatgattttcttcaataatattagGAATACTAATTCATTATTCGACTACATGAATGTTATTTTATCTTACCCCTCTCTAGACATTGGACACCGTTCGCTACAATTCATTGTTTGTCTGATTTTAAGAGCCAAATGTGGTCCACTGACTGGTATGCGTGAATCGTCGATTATAACCAACGGCACATCAAGTGGATTCAACAGTTctgttgaagatgaagatgtcAAGGTTAAACAAGAATCATCCgactatttgaaaaaagacgaTTTCATGAAGGATGTCAATTTAGACTCCGGCGATTCATTAGCAGAAATTTTAACTTCAAGAATGCTgttatttcaaaaattaacGAAACAACTATCCAAGAAATACAATTATGCTATTCGTATGAACAAATCTACtggattttttgtttctttgttaGATACACCTTCCAAGAAAGCAGATTCCAAATCGGGCAACGGTGCTTTTATGTTGGGCAATTGGAAGCATCCAAAGGTTTCGAACATGAGTGGATTTCTTGCTGGTGATAAGGATCAATTACAAAGATGCCCTGTGTATCAAGATGCACTAGGGTTTGCTAGCCCGACTTCCGGTGCTAACGAAAGTTCTGCTCCAATTCAAGGTTTAACTATGCAAGGTCCCAACGGTAGGATGGGAGGGACTCAGTTACCCCCAATCAGATCATATAAGCCTATCACTTATACCAGTAGTAATTTACGTCGTATGAATGAAACTGGAGAGGCAGAAGccaagagaagaagatacAATGACAGTTATGTTGAAAGCAACAATGATATAGCTAGAGCAGTAAGCCCAAAACCTGCAAGTGGATTCTCTTCGGTGCAACCACTCTTGTCATCGTTCTCCATGAACCAACTAAACGGAAACGCTATTCCAACGGTACCATCACTTTCTAATATCACTTCTCATATGGGTGCACTACCTTCGTTAGATAGAATTACCACGAGTCAAATGAATCTGCCGGATCCATCCAGAGATGAAGCATTTGACACCTCCATAAAGCAAATGACACCTATGACAAGTGCGTTTATGAATGCGAATTCTGTAATGTCAAACTCAACTCTAAATGGAAACGTAAATATGAATGGTGCTGGTACTGTGAATACAGACACGAGTGTTAATGGTAGTGCTTTGTCGACTTTGACAAGCCCACAAGGTTCAGATCTGGCATCTAATTCTGCAACACAGTATAAACCGGATTTAGAAGATTTCTTGATGCAGAACTCTAATTTTAATGGATTAATGATAAATCCTTCAAGTTTAGTAGAAGTTGTTGGTGGATACAATGACCCTAATAACCTTGGAAGGAACGATGCTGTTGATTTCCTACCCGTTGATAACGTTGAAATTGATGGACTAGTTGATTTTTATAGAGCAGATTTCCCAATTTGGGAATGA
- the HSP60 gene encoding chaperone ATPase HSP60, protein MLRSSVVRSRSTLRPLLRRAYSTHKELKFGVEGRASLLKGVETLAEAVAATLGPKGRNVLIEQPFGPPKITKDGVTVAKSIVLKDKFENMGAKLLQEVASKTNEAAGDGTTSATVLGRAIFTESVKNVAAGCNPMDLRRGTQVAVEKVIEFLTANKKEITTSEEIAQVATISANGDSHVGKLLASAMEKVGKEGVITIREGRTLEDELEVTEGMRFDRGFISPYFITDPKSSKVEFEKPLLLLSEKKISSIQDILPALEISNQSRRPLLIIAEDVDGEALAACILNKLRGQVKVCAVKAPGFGDNRKNTIGDIAVLTGGTVFTEELDLKPEQCTIENLGSCDSITVTKEDTVVLNGSGPKEAIQERIEQIKSSIDITTTNSYEKEKLQERLAKLSGGVAVIRVGGSSEVEVGEKKDRYDDALNATRAAVEEGILPGGGTALVKASRVLDEVVVENFDQKLGVDIIRKAITRPAKQIIENAGEEGSVIVGKLIDEYGDDFAKGYDAAKSQYTDMLATGIIDPFKVVRSGLVDASGVASLLATTEVAIVDAPEPPAPAGGAGGMPGGMPGMPGMM, encoded by the coding sequence ATGTTGAGATCATCCGTTGTCCGTAGTCGTTCTACGTTGAGACCTTTATTACGCCGTGCTTACTCTACTCACAAAGAGTTGAAGTTTGGCGTAGAAGGAAGAGCCTCGCTTTTAAAGGGTGTGGAGACTTTAGCCGAAGCCGTTGCTGCTACTTTGGGCCCAAAAGGTAGAAATGTCTTGATTGAACAACCTTTCGGACCCCCAAAGATTACCAAAGATGGTGTTACTGTGGCAAAATCCATTGTCTTGAAGGACAAGTTCGAAAACATGGGTGCCAAATTACTACAAGAAGTAGCTTCCAAAACCAATGAAGCTGCCGGTGATGGTACTACTTCTGCCACTGTCTTGGGTAGAGCCATTTTCACTGAATCTGTAAAGAACGTCGCTGCAGGCTGTAACCCAATGGACTTGAGAAGGGGTACCCAGGTCGCAGTTGAAAAGGTTATTGAGTTTTTAACCGCAAATAAGAAGGAAATCACTACATCCGAAGAAATTGCTCAAGTAGCAACCATTTCTGCTAACGGGGATTCTCATGTTGGTAAATTGCTAGCTTCAGCCATGGAAAAGGTTGGTAAAGAAGGTGTTATCACTATCAGAGAAGGTAGAACGTTGGAAGATGAACTAGAAGTGACTGAAGGTATGAGATTTGACCGTGGTTTTATCTCTCCCTATTTCATCACTGATCCAAAGTCAAGCAAAGTAGAATTCGAAAAGCCATTGTTACTATTgagtgaaaagaaaatttcttctattCAAGATATTCTACCAGCCTTGGAAATTTCCAACCAAAGCAGAAGGCCCTTATTGATTATCGCTGAGGACGTTGATGGTGAGGCCCTTGCTGCCTGTATCTTAAACAAGTTAAGAGGTCAAGTTAAAGTCTGTGCCGTAAAGGCCCCTGGCTTCGGTGACAACAGAAAGAACACCATTGGTGATATTGCTGTTTTAACAGGTGGTACTGTTTTTACTGAAGAATTGGACTTGAAACCAGAACAATGTACCATAGAAAACTTGGGTTCTTGTGATTCTATTACTGTGACTAAAGAAGACACTGTTGTTTTGAACGGTAGTGGTCCAAAGGAAGccattcaagaaagaattgaacaaattaaGAGTTCCATCGATATCACCACCACAAACTCttatgaaaaggaaaaattacaagaacGTTTGGCCAAATTATCTGGTGGTGTTGCCGTCATTAGAGTTGGTGGTTCATCGGAAGTTGAAGTTGGTGAAAAGAAGGACCGTTATGATGATGCTTTGAACGCTACAAGAGCTGCAGTTGAAGAAGGTATCCTGCCAGGTGGTGGTACTGCCTTAGTAAAGGCCTCTAGAGTCTTGGATGAagttgttgttgaaaattttgatcaaaaattGGGTGTTGACATCATAAGAAAGGCCATTACAAGACCTGCTAAGCAAATTATCGAAAACGCTGGTGAAGAAGGTTCGGTTATCGTTGGTAAACTGATCGACGAATATGGCGATGATTTCGCCAAGGGTTACGACGCCGCTAAGTCTCAATACACCGATATGTTAGCCACTGGTATTATCGACCCATTTAAGGTTGTTAGATCTGGTTTAGTTGATGCTTCTGGTGTCGCCTCATTATTGGCTACCACTGAAGTTGCTATCGTTGATGCACCAGAACCACCCGCTCCTGCTGGTGGTGCTGGTGGTATGCCAGGTGGTATGCCAGGCATGCCAGGTATGATGTAA
- the GSY2 gene encoding glycogen (starch) synthase GSY2 — protein sequence MSRDLQNHLLFETATEVANRVGGIYSVLKSKAPITVAQYKDNYHLIGPLNKATYQNEVDILDWKKPEAFSEDLKPIQHALQTMESRGVHFVYGRWLIEGAPRVILFDLDSVRGFSDEWKGDLWSLVGIPSPENDFETNDAILLGYTVAWFLGELAHLDSQHAIVAHFHEWLAGVAIPLCRKRRIDVVTIFTTHATLLGRYLCASGSFDFYNCLETVDVDHEAGKFGIYHRYCIERAAAHSADVFTTVSQITAFEAEHLLKRKPDGILPNGLNVIKFQAFHEFQNLHALKKEKINDFVRGHFHGCFDFDLDNTLYFFIAGRYEYKNKGADMFIEALARLNYRLKVSGSKKTVVAFIVMPAKNNSFTVEALKGQAEVKALENTVDEVTASIGKRIFDHAIRYPHNGLTSELPTDLGELLKSSDKVMLKRRILALRRPAGELPPIVTHNMIDDANDLILNKIRHVQLFNSPSDRVKMIFHPEFLNANNPILGLDYDEFVRGCHLGVFPSYYEPWGYTPAECTVMGVPSITTNVSGFGAYMEDLIETNQAKDYGIYIVDRRFKGPDESVEQLVDYMEEFVKKTRRQRINQRNRTERLSDLLDWKRMGLEYVKARQLALRRAYPDQFKELVGEELNDSNMDSLAGGKKLKVARPLSVPGSPRDLRSNSTVYMTPGDLGTLQEANNADDYFSLGVNPAADDDDDGPYADDS from the coding sequence ATGTCCCGTGATCtacagaatcatttattgTTCGAGACCGCAACTGAGGTTGCTAATAGGGTCGGTGGTATTTACTCCGTGCTAAAATCAAAGGCCCCCATTACTGTCGCCCAGTACAAGGACAATTACCATTTAATAGGGCCCTTGAATAAGGCCACTTACCAAAATGAGGTTGATATACTGGATTGGAAGAAACCTGAAGCCTTTTCCGAGGATTTGAAGCCTATTCAACATGCTTTGCAAACGATGGAATCTAGAGGTgttcattttgtttatgGGAGATGGTTAATTGAAGGCGCTCCAAGAGtgattctttttgatttggacTCTGTGAGAGGCTTTTCGGACGAGTGGAAGGGCGATTTATGGTCATTGGTAGGAATTCCCTCTCCCGAGAATGATTTCGAGACGAATGATGCCATCTTATTGGGCTACACGGTGGCTTGGTTCCTAGGTGAATTGGCTCACTTGGATTCTCAACATGCCATTGTTGCACATTTCCATGAATGGTTGGCCGGTGTCGCGATACCCTTGTGCCGGAAAAGACGTATTGATGTAGTTACGATTTTCACTACCCACGCTACTTTATTGGGAAGGTATCTATGTGCCTCTGGTAGTTTCGATTTTTACAATTGCTTAGAAACCGTTGACGTCGATCATGAAGCTGGAAAATTTGGTATTTACCATCGTTACTGTATAGAAAGAGCCGCTGCTCATTCCGCCGACGTTTTCACCACAGTGTCACAAATTACCGCTTTTGAAGCAGAacatcttttgaaaagaaaaccagaTGGGATCTTGCCTAACGGGCTGAACGTAATCAAATTCCAAGCATTCCATGAGTTCCAGAATTTGCatgctttgaaaaaggagaaaatcAACGACTTTGTTAGAGGCCACTTTCACGGCTGTTTTGATTTCGACTTGGACAATACCTTGTACTTCTTTATCGCTGGTAGATATGAGTATAAAAATAAGGGTGCTGACATGTTTATTGAAGCTCTAGCTCGTTTAAACTATAGACTGAAAGTATCTGGCTCTAAGAAAACCGTTGTGGCGTTTATTGTCATGCCTGCCAAGAACAATTCATTTACAGTGGAGGCATTAAAAGGCCAAGCAGAAGTGAAAGCCTTAGAAAACACTGTAGATGAAGTGACCGCCTCAATTGGTAAGCGGATATTTGACCACGCCATCAGGTACCCACACAATGGGTTGACTTCCGAATTGCCAACAGATTTAGGCGAATTGCTGAAGAGTTCTGATAAAGTCATGTTAAAAAGACGTATTCTAGCTTTAAGAAGACCTGCGGGAGAATTACCTCCAATAGTGACACACAACATGATTGACGATGCtaatgatttgattttgaataaaatcAGACATGTTCAATTATTCAACAGTCCAAGTGACCGTGTCAAAATGATTTTCCATccagaatttttgaacGCAAATAATCCAATTCTTGGTTTAGACTATGACGAATTCGTTCGTGGTTGCCATTTGGGTGTCTTCCCTTCATACTATGAACCTTGGGGATACACCCCAGCAGAATGTACCGTAATGGGTGTTCCTTCTATCACAACGAACGTCTCTGGGTTTGGGGCTTATATGGAAGACTTAATCGAGACCAACCAAGCTAAAGATTATGGTATTTATATTGTAGATCGTCGCTTTAAAGGGCCAGATGAATCTGTGGAACAACTGGTTGATTATATGGAAGAGTTCgtgaaaaagacaagaaggcaaagaataaatcaaagaaacagaacCGAAAGACTATCTGACTTGTTGGACTGGAAAAGAATGGGGCTCGAATACGTAAAGGCAAGGCAATTGGCATTAAGGAGAGCATACCCTGATCAATTCAAAGAATTGGTTGGGGAAGAACTCAATGATTCTAACATGGACTCTTTAGCAGGGGGTAAGAAACTAAAAGTCGCAAGGCCGCTAAGTGTACCAGGCTCGCCAAGAGATTTGAGATCAAATAGTACAGTTTACATGACTCCTGGTGATTTAGGGACCTTACAAGAGGCTAATAATGCGGACGATTATTTCTCTTTGGGCGTGAATCCTGCAgccgatgatgatgacgatggCCCATATGCCGATGATAGTTAA